The segment CACCATCACCATGGCCTTGTACTGCTCATTCAGTCGTTGAAGCATTTGCAGCCAGGGAAGCCATCGGTCCCCAGAGTACATGATCAGCTCATCCTGTGTCACTTTCAGCTTCTTCTGAATCTCTCTGAGCATCTTCTCAGCCTCAGCATCATACGTAAAGAACCTGACGATCCTCTGACACTTTGTGAGAACATTCGACAGCTCCTCGTCACTCATCAGATCCTTAAATAACACATTCAAGGTGTCAGCAAAACAAGGCATGTGTGTCCATTTGGTTTTAACTGTTTTCAGTTGTGGCATCCCAGCTCTGATCACAGTGTGGACCTTTTCTTCGATGCCCCACGCCTCCATGACGGCTGAGAGCTGATTCTGAATGTTGTCTGCAGAATCGTCTCCGAACAGGCTGGTAGTTTGGAGCATGTAAGACTCGAGGTTCCCATACTTGTTCACAAAATGGCATCCCACCGTCAGACAGGAGTCTTCAGCTCCGGAGGCCCACAGCTCACATGTTAGCACAACGTGGTCAGCGGAGGCCAAGATCAATCGcaacctgtttgttttttcttggtAGAAGCTGAGCAGCTGCGAGCGGATCACAGATGTGGTGGGAATTTGAAGACAGGGGTCCAGTGCTTTAACGAAACTCTGAAAGTTAGCATCTTGTGTGATTACCAAGGGCTGCAGCGTCGACACAACCATCTTCAGCAGACGTCTCTcagttgctgtttgtgtttcctgGTTCCCAGCTGGGGAAagaaacagatttaaagttcAGGATACATTTTTTCAATGGTTCTCAACCTCGTGAACATCATGTGATTATTGTGTTGTGAGCAGGAGATCATGTCATTGAGCCCAAACCACCCTTAAGCTAAAAACACACCAGTGCTGAACCCGGCGATTCAAAAAATacgcccccattattttcaatgtacaaccccacaccagCGGCAGCTAGACACATGTCACACTGCTGGACGCCCTGTGGCACTTCACGCCACTGTCCTTTTTCCAGCCTCGACGCCCctgaattaaatgtatttttcctcCACTCACTCTGTGCGTGTACAGACCAGCTCCCGCAGCAGctcaactcctctcctcaccatgaaGAGAACTCTGtaactgttgctgtgtctcgtgtgtgatgaagaatggatgaggagagacttgttgttgaggttgagaaatatcccgagctaaacGACCCGAGCTTACAGTTTATAatgaaaatgaagctttttgtgattgtttttaacgTGAATTAaactttttgctcgctgtttttgcgttTCTACACGCCTCATGTTTCTGTGCTCTAAGTGCTCTCTAAGGCATTTTTGCCAGTGATCGGAGCCTCGGCCTGCCTGCAGTCTGAGAGCCTGTGGCCACATTACGTTTATTTCTTACCACCAGcaccatttttcatttgttcccAGTGAGGAGAGAGAATATGCTGCTGCTTAGAGAAAAAGAGACGTGCTCAGGAGCTTTTCTTTTCAGACCGTTCTGAGCACTCCTCGTTGAAAATCGCTGTATTTTTTAGATAGACGCCCATGACGTCGCTGCTTTAGCTCAGCTGCAgtcacaacaagacaacatcaCTGGATGATGCTGCTGAGTGTGGTGTTCACCGTTAGCTTTGTTAGCTTGTTGTTAACTGTGCAATCGACCCTCTGTTGACGTAGCAGTACGTTAGCTACCAGTCTAATGTTtgtgtcaagatattgttgtcatagaaacaaaacccacgCGCAGTGCGTCATCAAAAAAGTGCTCCTGAATGACGTGCTGGGATGAAGCGCTCCCCAGCGCCCTGTCCCCGCTGAAGAAGGACGCCATGTGGACACATGTCCTGACTCACAGGACGTAGACCGTGGTTATAAACGTGCCACTGGACACCTGCTGATACTAGGGCTGCACCTAACCATTattcttcatcttttttttctttttttggattaGTCGAGTCATCGAACGACTTATTTactgatcatttaaaaaaaaaaaattactcgATTAATATAACACTTAAATTACAAAAACTTGTCTCataaatatttcaatattttattcAGTCATCTCTAAAGCAATGATAATAGCAGCATATTTTGAATGTCACTGTTGTGtcatggtaataataataataatgataataataataataatctgtgtCAGATACCTGATCAGAAAGCACTGAACCTCTGAGCATCACTGTAACACATACATAATTGAATAACTGAATCCCTGTATATGACAGCAGTCCGTTACCTCAATCGTAGAATCAGGATTTGTTCTTCGGTACTTGACTTAAAACTCAAAATGTTTCTGACATGGATTTAATTCATCGCTGCAGTGATACGCACTAAATATAATTACTGCTAAATGTATTAATGCATCAGTGTGGGGCGAGGAAAATAATGACACCGTTTACAGAGGGTAACAACCGTCTGTAATGTTAGTTAATGTTGCTCgttaacaaacacaacatataaGACAGTGGATAACACCATCAGATGGTGCACGCTGTGCACAAAGTTAAAGTGACTCAGACTGACAGAGACACGTTTGTTGTTGATAGTCCTGATATATATCATGTTTGGGTGGAGACCAGCAGTAAACAGGATGGTGCTCTCTGCTGCCGTCTCTCTGAGTGTCAGTGCTGCAGTTTTCCTCCTGTCAGGACTCATTTTCACTTTGCTGGCGAgattttcagctgcagctcgTTTTCTGGAGGACTCCACGCTTTCAGCGGGTGCAGCTTCATTTATTGCGACTCGGCGACGCATGTTTGCAAATCAACATATTTTCATAATCGATTATGTCGATGAGTCAGCCCTACACACCACGCCCTCCGCTGCTACAAGACAAACCTATTACcagtgaaaaaatgaaaaaaatacacttctgtttttacaggaaatgtacagtttgcgtacagtctctttcaaaataaaagcactacgtcagtacaacaccgccaACTGATTTTaagtcaacaacaaacacatggttacatttagcctacacacactcacacgtggttatgtttagccaacacacactcacacgtggttatgtttagccaacacacactcacacgtggttacgtttagccaacacacactcacacgtgNNNNNNNNNNNNNNNNNNNNNNNNNNNNNNNNNNNNNNNNNNNNNNNNNNNNNNNNNNNNNNNNNNNNNNNNNNNNNNNNNNNNNNNNNNNNNNNNNNNNNNNNNNNNNNNNNNNNNNNNNNNNNNNNNNNNNNNNNNNNNNNNNNNNNNNNNNNNNNNNNNNNNNNNNNNNNNNNNNNNNNNNNNNNNNNNNNNNNNNNNNNNNNNNNNNNNNNNNNNNNNNNNNNNNNNNNNNNNNNNNNNNNNNNNNNNNNNNNNNNNNNNNNNNNNNNNNNNNNNNNNNNNNNNNNNNNNNNNNNNNNNNNNNNNNNNNNNNNNNNNNNNNNNNNNNNNNNNNNNNNNNNNNNNNNNNNNNNNNNNNNNNNNNNNNNNNNNNNNNNNNNNNNNNNNNNNNNNNNNNNNNNNNNNNNNNNNNNNNNNNNNNNNNNNNNNNNNNNNNNNNNNNNNNNNNNNNNNNNNNNNNNNNNNNNNNNNNNNNNNNNNNNNNNNNNNNNNNNNNNNNNNNNNNNNNNNNNNNNNNNNNNNNNNNNNNNNNNNNNNNNNNNNNNNNNNNNNNNNNNNNNNNNNNNNNNNNNNNNNNNNNNNNNNNNNNNNNNNNNNNNNNNNNNNNNNNNNNNNNNNNNNNNNNNNNNNNNNNNNNNNNNNNNNNNNNNNNNNNNNNNNNNNNNNNNNNNNNNNNNNNNNNNNNNNNNNNNNNNNNNNNNNNNNNNNNNNNNNNNNNNNNNNNNNNNNNNNNNNNNNNNNNNNNNNNNNNNNNNNNNNNNNNNNNNNNNNNNNNNNNNNNNNNNNNNNNNNNNNacacacacacacacacacacgtggttacgtttagccaacacacacacacgtggttacgtttagccaacacacacacacggttccGTTTAGCAAACACACTttgttacgtttagccaacacacacaaacacacgtggttacgtttagccaacacacacacacacacacacgtggttacgtttagccaacacacacacgttgttacgtttagccaacacacacacacgtggttacgtttagccgacacacacgtggttaagtttagccgacacacacacgtggttacgtttagccgacacacacgtggttacgtttagccgacactcacgtggttacgtttagccaatacacacgtggttacgttccgccgacacatacacacgtggttacgtttagccgacacacacacgtggttacgtttagccgacacacacgtggttatgtttagccaacacacacgtggttacgtttagccgactcacacacacgtggttacgtttagccgacacacacacgtggttacgtttagccgacacacacacattgttatgtttagccaacacacacgtggttacgtttagccaacacacacgtggttacgttcagctgacacacagacacgtggttacgtttagccgacacacacacacgtggttacgtttagccgacacacacacacacacgtggttacgtttagccgacacacacgtagttacgtttagccgacacacacgtggttacgtttagccgactcacacacacgtagttacgtttagccgacacacacacacacacgtagttacgtttagccgacacacatgtggttacgtttagcctacacacacgtggttacgtttagcctacacacacgtggttacgtttagccgactcacacacacgtagttacgtttagccgacacacacacacgtggttacgtttagtcgacacacacacgtggttacgtttagccgacacacaNNNNNNNNNNNNNNNNNNNNNNNNNNNNNNNNNNNNNNNNNNNNNNNNNNNNNNNNNNNNNNNNNNNNNNNNNNNNNNNNNNNNNNNNNNNNNNNNNNNNNNNNNNNNNNNNNNNNNNNNNNNNNNNNNNNNNNNNNNNNNNNNNNNNNNNNNNNNNNNNNNNNNNNNNNNNNNNNNNNNNNNNNNNNNNNNNNNNNNNNNNNNNNNNNNNNNNNNNNNNNNNNNNNNNNNNNNNNNNNNNNNNNNNNNNNNNNNNNNNNNNNNNNNNNNNNNNNNNNNNNNNNNNNNNNNNNNNNNNNNNNNNNNNNNNNNNNNNNNNNNNNNNNNNNNNNNNNNNNNNNNNNNNNNNNNNNNNNNNNNNNNNNNNNNNNNNNNNNNNNNNNNNNNNNNNNNNNNNNNNNNNNNNNNNNNNNNNNNNNNNNNNNNNNNNNNNNNNNNNNNNNNNNNNNNNNNNNNNNNNNNNNNNNNNNNNNNNNNNNNNNNNNNNNNNNNNNNNNNNNgagacagacagagaaagagagagagagagagagagatgcaggacagacggtaatgacagtggCTTACAACAACACtcatttaagtaataatattgtaataatattgtaatgataattatggctattgtggtacaatatattataagtatatattaatatctggcagtatacatgtgtgacaataatcatatgtgtataatataatataataatataatatatatatcttattcaaaaaataatttaatctttatAGAGAATCATCTCTTTTTAAATCAGCTTTATGTTGGAACATCCCTCAGTTTCActccacagacagaaatacaaaacctttttcttttcttgaaatttaatttccccttcAGTTAAAACCCTTCTGCCTttcaatgaataataataattaataatttcctGGTAGTGAAtagttttttgctttaaatattatttgtaCCGTCTGTAATTCCACGAGATCTTTAGGTTGAGAGAGTTTTGACTGTAAGaataaagagtgtgtgtgatcCCTATGTCCCGCCCCATGAACGATCTGaagtgctttattttgcaaaataatTAATGGATGAATTGAACGTCTGTAGTTGTTGCTCCAAACCTCTGCACAGATGGAAGAACCAGTGAAGAGTACAGACTGTGGAGCGACTTGTGATCCAGGACCTGCTGTGCTTTATTAAACACTGCAGATtgtagatatataaatatatttactaCAGCTCTCTTACAGTTTATTACTTTACACCTGTCGACCACAAATCTCCTACAAACAGATATTATATTACTATTTTATAGTTCATTCATTATATTTCAGCCCATATTTTAACTTCTGGATTATTTGATGTCTCagattcatattttttaatttgtgtatttgtttttttttagtttagttttttaagAGGAGACAGAGCACATTAATGAAAACGCTAGAATTAGctgaaagtgtatttttatcTGTCGTCCCTCGGCCAAGATTTTACACAAGGTTtcataaaaacagacacaaaaaagaaaaagcgtTGATGGATCTAATGTCTCTGTCAGATGGCATTAAAGCAGTGAGGCTGTAGTGACGGAGCAGACCAGCAGGTGTCAGCAGGTGTCTGTGGTTTCTCTGCAGATGactcacactgctgctgctggtggtgctggtggtgctggtggtgctgctggtgctggtgctggtggtgctggtgctggtggtgctggtggtgctggtgctggtggtggtgctggtgctgctggtgctggtggtgctgctggtggtgctgctgctgctggtggtgctggtggtgctggtggtgctgctgctggtggtgctgctggtgctggtggtgctgctggtggtgctgctggtgctgctggtggtgctggtggtgctggtggtgctgctgctggtggtgctgctggtgctggtggtgctgctggtggtgctgctggtgctgctggtggtgctgctggtgctgctgctggtggtgctgctgctggtgctggtgctggtgatgctggtgctggtgctggtgctgctggtgctggtggtgctgctggtggtgctgctggtgctgctggtggtggtgctggtggtgctgctgATGCTGGTGCACAGTTTACACCTGCAGTGAGTTATGTCAGCCTGTGATGACACAGCTTCCTGTTTCTCAGCAGGACCACACTGAATCTGCGCCCACAGAGTTTAGAAGATTTTATGAATCTAGCTGCTGCTTGTAAAACTCAgtgtctcctccacctcctcatgcACGTGTATGATAGTCGTGTGCTGTATTCAGTTGCATTAAAATCAGAGTTTGTGGTGTCGTGAGAGGAAATGTCAGAAATCAGATTTAGTGTCAACAGATagttcatgtttgtttatctgCTCCTTATTGAAGCTTCAGTTTTAACGGTCGTGTGTCCCACAGTCTGGTGTTTCCCTGAAGCGTTCAGGgttaaatcaaatttctgatTCAAAGTTTCTACTAAAATCTACTCAGTCATTCTTTTAGCCTGCTCGAGGTCGTTTTAggtttgaatgtgtgtgaggtTACTTTGGTTCAAAAacgatttctttttttttgacaatattCATTTATAACAAACATTCGGTGGTTTTTCATTTTGGATCAGAGCTGAAAACTAGAAGAATCCACAGATTCAGTTTGTGCTGCTGATGACACGTCCTGGTTTGAGTTTGGCGTCTTTATAAAGAACtcacctgtcagtgtgtgaagTCTGTTTcattgtgttactgtgtgaacAGAGtctgagctggaggaggaggtggacgCCCTTCAGACTGCGCCTTCTCTCCTAATGATGTAAGACGCAGATAAATGAGCCCTGATTGGTCGGATCTGCGTAGCGCTCAGCTGTGTTCACCTCCAAACACCGAGGATTTAACTGTTGTCAGGTGAGAATCAGGTGTttctgagcagaggatgaagaTGAACAATTTATTCAGATGTTTCGTTTATTTAAAAGAAGACGCTGAAAAtgttcaaaagaaaagaaagaaaaatagttCAGACTTAAACTAAAGAGGATTTATTAGAGCCTGAAACCAGTCTGTTACTGGGACTGTAATCTGACAGCAGCCAATAGGAGTCCAGCTCTCCTGTGGCGAGCGGCTTTGATCAGTCATGTGAcgcctggaggaggaggagcttccTGTCACAAAGTTTTCACTGAAATCTTTTGAATGAATTCCTGAAGTTCAGACACGTTTCCGTCGCTTCATATTTAACGAGCATCAAAGAGTCCACGAGCAGAAACACATGTAAACCTGCGTGTGTTTA is part of the Epinephelus moara isolate mb chromosome 10, YSFRI_EMoa_1.0, whole genome shotgun sequence genome and harbors:
- the si:ch211-152f22.4 gene encoding E3 SUMO-protein ligase ZBED1; this encodes MVVSTLQPLVITQDANFQSFVKALDPCLQIPTTSVIRSQLLSFYQEKTNRLRLILASADHVVLTCELWASGAEDSCLTVGCHFVNKYGNLESYMLQTTSLFGDDSADNIQNQLSAVMEAWGIEEKVHTVIRAGMPQLKTVKTKWTHMPCFADTLNVLFKDLMSDEELSNVLTKCQRIVRFFTYDAEAEKMLREIQKKLKVTQDELIMYSGDRWLPWLQMLQRLNEQYKAMVMVLDDRGKTDLILNETDKEKIRNIISALKPLKEAASTMEKGFETISAMLPLLKKLMNNLREEEKKKNLVAQTLLSKCEKKFGDVNNHVLAPITFLDPRFKNQLGEQNKKQAMTKIMKDLAAGPASPAPYLRAVLGRYMDHESTSETSNPLSWWRHTGKQHYGELSQLALKKLGVVSTAVPLERAFSDEGDRFCKLRSSIEPENLNMILFLNSNWSTIS